One segment of Urocitellus parryii isolate mUroPar1 chromosome 5, mUroPar1.hap1, whole genome shotgun sequence DNA contains the following:
- the Krt18 gene encoding keratin, type I cytoskeletal 18 isoform X1 has protein sequence MSFTTHSTTFSTNYRSLGSVRSPSHRVRPASSAASVYAGAGGSGSRISVSRSSSFRGGWGSGSSATGMAGGLSGMGGIQNEKETMQDLNDRLASYLDRVRSLETDNRRLESKIREHLEKKGPQVRDWGHYFKTIEELRAQIFANSVDNARIVLQIDNARLAADDFRVKYETELAMRQSVESDIHGLRKVIDDTNITRLQLETEIETLKEELLFMKKNHEEEVKGLQAQIANSGLTVEVDAPKSQDLSKIMADIRAQYDELAQKNREELDKYWSQQIEESTTVVTSQTAEIGAAEITLTELRRTVQSLEIDLDSMRNLKASLENSLREVEARYSMQMEQLNGVLLHLESELAQTRAEGQRQTQDYEALLNIKVKLEAEIATYRRLLEDGEDFNLNDALDSSNSMQTIQKTTTRRIVDGKIVSETNDTKVLRR, from the exons ATGAGCTTCACCACCCACTCCACCACCTTCTCCACCAACTACCGGTCCCTGGGGTCCGTCCGGTCGCCCAGCCACCGGGTCCGGCCCGCCAGCAGCGCGGCCAGCGTCTATGCAGGCGCTGGGGGCTCAGGCTCCCGGATCTCTGTGTCCCGCTCCTCCAGTTTCCGGGGCGGCTGGGGGTCCGGGAGCTCGGCGACGGGGATGGCCGGGGGTCTGTCGGGAATGGGCGGCATCCAGAACGAGAAAGAGACCATGCAAGACCTGAACGATCGCCTGGCCTCCTACCTGGACAGAGTGAGGAGCCTGGAGACAGATAATCGGAGGCTGGAAAGCAAAATCCGAGAACATCTGGAAAAGAAGGGACCCCAGGTCAGAGACTGGGGGCATTACTTCAAGACCATCGAGGAGCTGCGGGCTCAG ATCTTCGCAAATTCTGTGGACAACGCCCGCATCGTTCTGCAGATTGACAATGCTCGTCTTGCTGCTGATGACTTTAGAGTCAA GTACGAGACAGAGCTGGCCATGCGCCAGTCTGTGGAGAGTGATATCCATGGGCTCCGCAAGGTCATTGATGACACCAATATCACTCGGCTGCAGCTGGAGACGGAAATTGAGACTCTCAAGGAAGAGCTGCTCTTCATGAAGAAGAACCATGAGGAG GAAGTCAAAGGCCTTCAAGCCCAGATTGCCAACTCTGGATTGACTGTGGAGGTGGATGCCCCCAAATCTCAGGACCTCAGCAAGATCATGGCAGACATCCGGGCTCAGTATGATGAGCTGGCTCAGAAGAACCGAGAGGAGCTGGACAAGTACTGGTCCCAGCAG ATTGAGGAAAGCACCACAGTGGTCACCTCGCAGACAGCTGAGATTGGAGCTGCTGAGATAACACTCACTGAGCTGAGACGCACAGTCCAGTCCTTGGAAATTGACCTGGACTCCATGAGAAATCTG AAGGCCAGCTTAGAGAACAGTCTGAGGGAAGTGGAGGCCCGCTACTCCATGCAGATGGAACAGCTCAATGGGGTCCTGCTGCACCTGGAATCAGAACTGGCCCAGACACGAGCAGAGGGGCAGCGCCAGACCCAGGACTATGAGGCCCTACTGAACATCAAGGTCAAGCTGGAGGCTGAGATTGCCACTTACCGCCGCCTGTTAGAAGACGGAGAAGACTTCAA TCTCAATGATGCCCTGGACAGCAGCAACTCCATGCAAACCATCCAAAAGACCACCACCCGCAGGATTGTGGATGGCAAAATAGTGTCTGAGACCAATGACACCAAAGTGCTGAGACGCTGA
- the Krt18 gene encoding keratin, type I cytoskeletal 18 isoform X2 — protein MSFTTHSTTFSTNYRSLGSVRSPSHRVRPASSAASVYAGAGGSGSRISVSRSSSFRGGWGSGSSATGMAGGLSGMGGIQNEKETMQDLNDRLASYLDRVRSLETDNRRLESKIREHLEKKGPQVRDWGHYFKTIEELRAQIFANSVDNARIVLQIDNARLAADDFRVKYETELAMRQSVESDIHGLRKVIDDTNITRLQLETEIETLKEELLFMKKNHEEEVKGLQAQIANSGLTVEVDAPKSQDLSKIMADIRAQYDELAQKNREELDKYWSQQIEESTTVVTSQTAEIGAAEITLTELRRTVQSLEIDLDSMRNLKASLENSLREVEARYSMQMEQLNGVLLHLESELAQTRAEGQRQTQDYEALLNIKVKLEAEIATYRRLLEDGEDFKGCL, from the exons ATGAGCTTCACCACCCACTCCACCACCTTCTCCACCAACTACCGGTCCCTGGGGTCCGTCCGGTCGCCCAGCCACCGGGTCCGGCCCGCCAGCAGCGCGGCCAGCGTCTATGCAGGCGCTGGGGGCTCAGGCTCCCGGATCTCTGTGTCCCGCTCCTCCAGTTTCCGGGGCGGCTGGGGGTCCGGGAGCTCGGCGACGGGGATGGCCGGGGGTCTGTCGGGAATGGGCGGCATCCAGAACGAGAAAGAGACCATGCAAGACCTGAACGATCGCCTGGCCTCCTACCTGGACAGAGTGAGGAGCCTGGAGACAGATAATCGGAGGCTGGAAAGCAAAATCCGAGAACATCTGGAAAAGAAGGGACCCCAGGTCAGAGACTGGGGGCATTACTTCAAGACCATCGAGGAGCTGCGGGCTCAG ATCTTCGCAAATTCTGTGGACAACGCCCGCATCGTTCTGCAGATTGACAATGCTCGTCTTGCTGCTGATGACTTTAGAGTCAA GTACGAGACAGAGCTGGCCATGCGCCAGTCTGTGGAGAGTGATATCCATGGGCTCCGCAAGGTCATTGATGACACCAATATCACTCGGCTGCAGCTGGAGACGGAAATTGAGACTCTCAAGGAAGAGCTGCTCTTCATGAAGAAGAACCATGAGGAG GAAGTCAAAGGCCTTCAAGCCCAGATTGCCAACTCTGGATTGACTGTGGAGGTGGATGCCCCCAAATCTCAGGACCTCAGCAAGATCATGGCAGACATCCGGGCTCAGTATGATGAGCTGGCTCAGAAGAACCGAGAGGAGCTGGACAAGTACTGGTCCCAGCAG ATTGAGGAAAGCACCACAGTGGTCACCTCGCAGACAGCTGAGATTGGAGCTGCTGAGATAACACTCACTGAGCTGAGACGCACAGTCCAGTCCTTGGAAATTGACCTGGACTCCATGAGAAATCTG AAGGCCAGCTTAGAGAACAGTCTGAGGGAAGTGGAGGCCCGCTACTCCATGCAGATGGAACAGCTCAATGGGGTCCTGCTGCACCTGGAATCAGAACTGGCCCAGACACGAGCAGAGGGGCAGCGCCAGACCCAGGACTATGAGGCCCTACTGAACATCAAGGTCAAGCTGGAGGCTGAGATTGCCACTTACCGCCGCCTGTTAGAAGACGGAGAAGACTTCAA GGGCTGTTTATGA